The genomic DNA CCCGGCTGTGGCGGTgtcggccgccgccgcctgcaGGTGGGACGAAGCCGCCCGTACCTCGACGCTCCTCGGCGGCCGCGGCTCCCCGTGGGTCGGGCCGTGGCTGCTGCGTCGTGTTCCGCGTCCCTGTCGGGCGGCCCGTGTCCTCGCCGCGAAGCACGGGCCTGGGCCGAGGCCGAGGGCGAGGGCGGGCGCGTCGCCGGGATCAGCGCCCTCAGGACCCCGAGCGCCCTGCGAGGCCCGCGCTTGAAGCCCCGGGAGTGGGGCCGGAGCCGGGCCGGTCGGGGGAAGCCCTGGCCTCGGCCTCGGGGACGCAGGGGTGAGGCCCCGCCGTgcaggccgccccgccccgcggctcccTGCGCCCCACCCGGCCGAGGGCGGCGCTTGTCCCCTTGGCtgcgccgtcgccgccgccgccgccgccgaagCCTCCCCCGGGGCTGGAGGCCGCGTGCCCAGCGCCGACCACGCCGGGCCGcctgcggggggccggggccagcCTGAGCCGCCGGAagggccccgcccccgcgtgcgcctgcccagggcctgaccgGTCACCGCAGACCTGGGGCCGAGGCCGGACACGGATCCCTGAGGAGCCCCGTcggccgccccgggccccccgcggTGTGGCGGTGCCACAGCGGCGCCCTCGGTGTCCCCGAGCTGTCCCGCCCTCTCCCAGCGCCCGGGGCGTGTCCGGCCCGTCCTCCCGCCCCGTCCTCGGGAACCTCCCGGGAGCCCGGAGTTCTCCGGAGGACACGCGGCCGCTCGCCCAGACCCGGTGCGCGCGCGTGTCTGTCCCGGTCCGCGCTGGTCGCCGCAGGtgccccctccgccccgcccggTGCCCGGCAGCCCGACCCCACGCGGGCCCCTCGACGTTCCCTCCGCTCCTCGTCCTGTGGGCCGCGGTTTCCCTCCCTCGGTGCAGGTTCCACTCACTGCGGGTGCTTGGGGGCCCGTGTGCCGGCGTCGCGGAGCCCCTGCTTGCTGAAAGCGCGTCTCTGGTGCCCGGCAGGGGTTCGAGTGCGAGGGCAGCCGCGTGGGGCTCGGGCGGCTTATGCGGCGGCTTCGTTCCAGTTACGAGGACGCAGCACGCAGCGGAGACGCCGCCTTTCGGTAGCGAGCGAGTCGGGGTCCCCCTTGGGGTGCAGTTGAGGGCGCGGGAGCGGCAGCGTCTGGGTCCCGCTGGCTTGCTGCAGAGGCGCCTCCACCCCAGGGCGCCGTGCTCTGGGGCCCACGCGCGTGTGAGGCCCCAAACACCCTGGGGAACCTGGACCCGAGGCGGCCTTGGTGGATGAGGCCTCTTTTAGGATATGAACAAGATTTAGCCTATGCAGAGAGGGCGTAAGTGATTTTTCTGTTGAAACACGGAACCACTGAGGTTAGCGTGTTCTCTGAGATTCTCCACCCTTTGTTCCGCGTGTGCGGTGGGAACTGGTGGGGCCTGCGGTCGGCGCCCGCCGCTTTGTGCTGGCTGCCGTGTTTCCAGAAGGGTGAACCTCCGTtcacattttattgctttttcttggTCCCACACGGTTCTCCTTGTCCTTACTCCCACCCCAGGATTGTGTTTATTTCCTAGACAAAGTCACTTGTATCTTTGTTTCTCTGGTTCCTGCCAAGCGTTAGGAGCCATGCTTTCCCTGCCCAGAGCACATGATCAAGATTTTTTGCCCCTGGCGAAACTCCTTTTGGAgtttttccctccccctccccctccccctcccctcctcctctcctctttttcttttccttccttccttccttccttccttccttccttccttccttccttcctttctttctttctttctttctttcttttttttttttaaagatctgaagCATTAAAAATGCAGTTATTTCAGCTTGAGAGTGGGGAGAGATCACAGATTGACTTTTAAGTTACTCTGAGAAAAGTGATTTGTCTCAATAGATAAATAAGCCCTTACCATACAAATAAAGATGCAGTGATCTTTCATGCCACCCCTTCTTTCCTAAAGAAGAGACCCAGCCTCTTCTGTGGCCACTC from Canis aureus isolate CA01 chromosome 30, VMU_Caureus_v.1.0, whole genome shotgun sequence includes the following:
- the LOC144301694 gene encoding uncharacterized protein LOC144301694; translation: MASGMAWGPCGYLGLVVGYLKVKSCFAEHGALGWRRLCSKPAGPRRCRSRALNCTPRGTPTRSLPKGGVSAACCVLVTGTKPPHKPPEPHAAALALEPLPGTRDALSASRGSATPAHGPPSTRSEWNLHRGRETAAHRTRSGGNVEGPAWGRAAGHRAGRRGHLRRPARTGTDTRAHRVWASGRVSSGELRAPGRFPRTGREDGPDTPRALGEGGTARGHRGRRCGTATPRGARGGRRGSSGIRVRPRPQVCGDRSGPGQAHAGAGPFRRLRLAPAPRRRPGVVGAGHAASSPGGGFGGGGGGDGAAKGTSAALGRVGRREPRGGAACTAGPHPCVPEAEARASPDRPGSGPTPGASSAGLAGRSGPVLRGEDTGRPTGTRNTTQQPRPDPRGAAAAEERRGTGGFVPPAGGGGRHRHSRARGATRGAGRAGAAPPSSSSSSSSWGPEGRCAGEGSRGGHGRAQGGVREAGRRQTGPRDGRALGSGPRCLHPHSSRRRPRAPPARPAARPPSCSAARPEARAPRGLRASPAAAPEPEPEPSRGDLAVAAVETASRGRPASPGPGRQEAPKLPGGPPPPVAKEKPPPRSASEKPPPRSANEKPPPSPAANEKPPPSPAANEKPPPRSANEKLPPSPAANEKPPPSPAANDKPPPHSANEKPPPSPAANEKPPPRSANEKPPPSPAANEKPPPHSASQHFPACESSSPAWEAENPAGRLYLSSHGSMWRPRPRRPLTL